The Raphanus sativus cultivar WK10039 chromosome 2, ASM80110v3, whole genome shotgun sequence genome includes a region encoding these proteins:
- the LOC130508181 gene encoding putative B3 domain-containing protein REM4, with product MKTILGPPWCPKRRVLSFRHDGDMVFHVTPFGRSFSHQILQFISSTSEDENEDDEHNIFDDDVFDEDDDEEHADAGDDDDDDDDEDEDGDSEEELCPNKTSSKKRAITETENSYLLAHVTSSTLSRNHLSCSKSQHPVRDTDTKMIDAQ from the coding sequence ATGAAAACAATTCTGGGTCCACCATGGTGTCCGAAACGACGAGTTTTGAGTTTCAGGCACGACGGCGACATGGTTTTCCACGTCACGCCCTTCGGCCGTAGCTTCTCTCATCAGATACTACAGTTCATCTCTTCTACCTCCGAAGATGAAAATGAAGACGATGAACATAATAtctttgatgatgatgtttTTGATGAAGACGACGACGAGGAGCATGCCGATgctggagatgatgatgatgatgatgatgatgaagatgaagatggagattcAGAAGAGGAattatgtccaaacaaaacttcGTCGAAGAAGAGAGCAATAACAGAAACAGAGAACTCTTACCTTCTTGCGCACGTCACATCTTCAACCCTAAGCCGAAATCACTTGAGTTGTTCAAAATCCCAACATCCGGTGAGAGATACAGACACCAAGATGATCGATGCTCAATGA
- the LOC108816086 gene encoding B3 domain-containing protein REM8-like isoform X2, with protein sequence MENNESLFSPANPHFFQPLLTDFESHLTIPATFFSKHIQGKHEGKTVQLRSDASDRTWKVKMEGHRLTDGWKEFAKAHDFRVGDVVIFRHEGDMLFHVTPFGTSFCEIQYVYSASHYKYKEESDVIGEESSSKLTCFSQSVTVSNLSRGAVGVPLDFASQNGLNKGRRVIALRNQEGKTWESELKTTSSGQVFICRNWRSFCTASKLKVGDSFQLKLLQNKERPVFQLCSRLKGRPKKETLSEEGDKTENPRFVKITPTASSLENGKQHLPVHFTRANKLNRPGKIVLVDKDKVEWSMKLKADTRSMYIIGGKGWKSFCAANEVLAGESLTLELIRRGRIPVLKFCSKVKKETLTEEDNLGETPRFVKITTTASSLEIGRQHLPVHFTRGNKLKRPGKIVLVDKDNVEWSMKLNEDIRSGTMYIMGGKGWKSFCAANEVVVGEPLTLELIRRGRIPFLKFCSKLVFRWSNHRLKQRLEDAREHEFRD encoded by the exons ATGGAGAATAATGAATCACTCTTTTCTCCAGCAAACCCGCATTTCTTCCAGCCTCTTCTTACCGATTTCGAGAGCCATCTC ACAATTCCTGCGACGTTCTTCTCCAAGCATATACAGGGAAAACACGAGGGTAAGACTGTTCAACTGAGATCAGATGCTTCGGACAGAACATGGAAAGTGAAGATGGAAGGCCATAGGCTCACTGATGGTTGGAAAGAGTTCGCCAAGGCAcatgattttcgggtcggtgaCGTCGTTATCTTCAGACACGAAGGAGACATGTTGTTCCATGTTACTCCTTTTGGAACCAGTTTCTGTGAGATCCAATACGTATATTCTGCTAGCCACTACAAATACAAAGAAGAGAGTGACGTAATTG GAGAAGAATCTTCGTCCAAGCTCACATGTTTTAGCCAATCTGTGACGGTTTCAAATCTATCAAGAGGAGCTGTG GGTGTACCCTTGGATTTTGCAAGTCAAAATGGTTTGAACAAAGGGAGGCGTGTGATAGCTTTGAGGAACCAAGAAGGAAAGACTTGGGAATCTGAATTAAAGACAACGAGTTCTGGTCAGGTTTTCATATGTCGAAACTGGAGAAGTTTTTGCACGGCGAGTAAGTTAAAAGTTGGAGACTCTTTCCAGTTGAAACTGCTTCAAAACAAGGAGAGGCCTGTGTTTCAACTCTGCAGCCGCTTGAAGGGGAGGCCGAAGAAGGAGACTCTATCCGAAGAAGGAGACAAAACTGAAAACCCCCGGTTTGTGAAGATAACTCCTACAGCAAGTAGCCTTGAGAATGGTAAACAG CATCTACCGGTACATTTCACGAGAGCGAACAAACTCAACAGGCCGGGGAAGATAGTATTGGTAGACAAAGACAAAGTCGAGTGGTCGATGAAGCTTAAGGCCGATACAAGATCTATGTATATTATTGGTGGTAAGGGTTGGAAAAGTTTCTGTGCAGCGAATGAAGTTCTCGCAGGAGAGTCTCTAACTCTGGAGTTGATCCGACGTGGGAGAATCCCTGTGCTCAAGTTTTGCTCCAAGGTTAAGAAAGAGACTCTAACCGAGGAAGATAATCTTGGTGAAACACCCCGGTTTGTGAAGATAACTACTACAGCAAGCAGCCTTGAGATTGGTAGACAG CATCTGCCGGTACATTTCACGAGAGGGAACAAGCTCAAGAGGCCGGGGAAGATAGTATTGGTAGACAAAGACAATGTGGAGTGGTCGATGAAACTTAATGAGGATATTAGAAGTGGAACTATGTATATCATGGGTGGTAAGGGTTGGAAAAGTTTCTGCGCAGCTAACGAAGTAGTCGTAGGAGAGCCTCTGACTCTGGAGTTGATCCGACGTGGGAGAATTCCTTTCCTCAAGTTTTGCTCCAAG CTTGTATTCAGATGGAGCAACCACCGTTTAAAACAAAGGCTGGAGGACGCAAGAGAACACGAGTTCAGAGACTGA
- the LOC108816086 gene encoding B3 domain-containing protein REM8-like isoform X1 encodes MENNESLFSPANPHFFQPLLTDFESHLTIPATFFSKHIQGKHEGKTVQLRSDASDRTWKVKMEGHRLTDGWKEFAKAHDFRVGDVVIFRHEGDMLFHVTPFGTSFCEIQYVYSASHYKYKEESDVIGEESSSKLTCFSQSVTVSNLSRGAVGVPLDFASQNGLNKGRRVIALRNQEGKTWESELKTTSSGQVFICRNWRSFCTASKLKVGDSFQLKLLQNKERPVFQLCSRLKGRPKKETLSEEGDKTENPRFVKITPTASSLENGKQHLPVHFTRANKLNRPGKIVLVDKDKVEWSMKLKADTRSMYIIGGKGWKSFCAANEVLAGESLTLELIRRGRIPVLKFCSKVKKETLTEEDNLGETPRFVKITTTASSLEIGRQHLPVHFTRGNKLKRPGKIVLVDKDNVEWSMKLNEDIRSGTMYIMGGKGWKSFCAANEVVVGEPLTLELIRRGRIPFLKFCSKMEQPPFKTKAGGRKRTRVQRLSQESRSKHDVSNQEAKVKTECLS; translated from the exons ATGGAGAATAATGAATCACTCTTTTCTCCAGCAAACCCGCATTTCTTCCAGCCTCTTCTTACCGATTTCGAGAGCCATCTC ACAATTCCTGCGACGTTCTTCTCCAAGCATATACAGGGAAAACACGAGGGTAAGACTGTTCAACTGAGATCAGATGCTTCGGACAGAACATGGAAAGTGAAGATGGAAGGCCATAGGCTCACTGATGGTTGGAAAGAGTTCGCCAAGGCAcatgattttcgggtcggtgaCGTCGTTATCTTCAGACACGAAGGAGACATGTTGTTCCATGTTACTCCTTTTGGAACCAGTTTCTGTGAGATCCAATACGTATATTCTGCTAGCCACTACAAATACAAAGAAGAGAGTGACGTAATTG GAGAAGAATCTTCGTCCAAGCTCACATGTTTTAGCCAATCTGTGACGGTTTCAAATCTATCAAGAGGAGCTGTG GGTGTACCCTTGGATTTTGCAAGTCAAAATGGTTTGAACAAAGGGAGGCGTGTGATAGCTTTGAGGAACCAAGAAGGAAAGACTTGGGAATCTGAATTAAAGACAACGAGTTCTGGTCAGGTTTTCATATGTCGAAACTGGAGAAGTTTTTGCACGGCGAGTAAGTTAAAAGTTGGAGACTCTTTCCAGTTGAAACTGCTTCAAAACAAGGAGAGGCCTGTGTTTCAACTCTGCAGCCGCTTGAAGGGGAGGCCGAAGAAGGAGACTCTATCCGAAGAAGGAGACAAAACTGAAAACCCCCGGTTTGTGAAGATAACTCCTACAGCAAGTAGCCTTGAGAATGGTAAACAG CATCTACCGGTACATTTCACGAGAGCGAACAAACTCAACAGGCCGGGGAAGATAGTATTGGTAGACAAAGACAAAGTCGAGTGGTCGATGAAGCTTAAGGCCGATACAAGATCTATGTATATTATTGGTGGTAAGGGTTGGAAAAGTTTCTGTGCAGCGAATGAAGTTCTCGCAGGAGAGTCTCTAACTCTGGAGTTGATCCGACGTGGGAGAATCCCTGTGCTCAAGTTTTGCTCCAAGGTTAAGAAAGAGACTCTAACCGAGGAAGATAATCTTGGTGAAACACCCCGGTTTGTGAAGATAACTACTACAGCAAGCAGCCTTGAGATTGGTAGACAG CATCTGCCGGTACATTTCACGAGAGGGAACAAGCTCAAGAGGCCGGGGAAGATAGTATTGGTAGACAAAGACAATGTGGAGTGGTCGATGAAACTTAATGAGGATATTAGAAGTGGAACTATGTATATCATGGGTGGTAAGGGTTGGAAAAGTTTCTGCGCAGCTAACGAAGTAGTCGTAGGAGAGCCTCTGACTCTGGAGTTGATCCGACGTGGGAGAATTCCTTTCCTCAAGTTTTGCTCCAAG ATGGAGCAACCACCGTTTAAAACAAAGGCTGGAGGACGCAAGAGAACACGAGTTCAGAGACTGAGCCAGGAAAGTAGATCGAAGCATGACGTCTCAAATCAGGAGGCTAAGGTTAAAACAGAGTGCTTAAGCTAA
- the LOC108839563 gene encoding B3 domain-containing protein REM8-like produces MENNDASPFSPANPHFFQRLLSGFQSHLKIPLTFFSKHIEGNHEGNTVKLRSDSSDRTWKVKMEGRMITEGWTEFAKAHNLRVGDFVIFRHEGDMLFHVTGCCEIQYVQSVSNYNNKEESDEIGEESSSKLTCFSQSVTASNLSKGAVGVPLDFASQNGLNKGRRVIALRNREGKTWESELRTTSSGQVFICRNWRSFCTASKLKVGDSFQFKLLQNTERPVLQLCSRSKETLSEDTLRFVKITPTASSLETGKQNLPLHFTRANQLKRPGKIILVDKDKIEWPMKLKEDIRSGTMSIIDGKGWKRFCAANEVVVGESLTLELMIRPGRLPLLKFCSKMDQPPLKTKAGGRKRARVQRLRQESRLEHDVSNQEAKVKTECSS; encoded by the exons ATGGAGAATAATGATGCATCACCCTTTTCTCCGGCGAACCCACATTTCTTCCAGCGTCTTCTTTCCGGTTTCCAGAGCCACCTC AAAATTCCTCTGACGTTCTTCTCCAAGCATATAGAGGGAAACCACGAGGGTAATACTGTTAAACTGAGATCAGATTCTTCGGACAGAACATGGAAAGTGAAGATGGAAGGCCGTATGATAACTGAAGGTTGGACAGAGTTCGCCAAGGCACATAATCTTAGGGTCGGTGACTTTGTTATCTTCAGACACGAAGGAGACATGTTGTTCCATGTCACTGGTTGCTGTGAGATCCAATACGTACAGTCTGTTAGCAACTACAATAATAAAGAGGAGAGTGACGAAATTG GAGAAGAATCTTCGTCCAAGCTAACATGTTTTAGCCAATCTGTGACGGCTTCAAATCTATCAAAAGGAGCTGTG GGTGTGCCCTTAGATTTTGCAAGTCAAAATGGTTTGAACAAAGGGAGGCGTGTGATAGCTTTGAGGAACCGAGAAGGAAAGACGTGGGAATCTGAATTAAGGACAACGAGTTCTGGTCAGGTTTTCATATGTCGAAACTGGAGAAGTTTTTGCACGGCGAGTAAGTTAAAAGTTGGAGACTCTTTCCAATTTAAACTGCTTCAAAACACGGAGAGGCCTGTGCTCCAGCTCTGTAGCCGCTCAAAGGAGACTCTATCCGAAGATACACTCCGGTTTGTGAAGATAACTCCTACAGCAAGTAGCCTTGAGACTGGTAAACAG AATCTACCGCTACATTTCACGAGAGCGAACCAGCTCAAGAGGCCGGGGAAGATAATATTAGTAGACAAAGACAAAATCGAGTGGCCGATGAAACTTAAGGAAGATATTAGAAGTGGAACTATGTCCATCATTGATGGTAAGGGCTGGAAAAGATTCTGTGCAGCGAATGAAGTAGTCGTAGGAGAGTCTCTAACTCTGGAGTTGATGATCCGACCTGGGAGACTTCCTTTGCTCAAGTTTTGCTCTAAG ATGGACCAACCACCGCTTAAAACAAAGGCTGGAGGACGCAAGAGAGCTCGAGTTCAGAGACTGAGACAGGAGAGTAGATTGGAGCATGACGTCTCAAATCAGGAGGCTAAGGTTAAAACAGAGTGCTCAAGCTAA
- the LOC108842116 gene encoding putative B3 domain-containing protein REM4 — protein MVDPVMVSSNNKPIFFIDLSGQNSIPMIPDSFISNHVKGKTQSTKLKLTTDVSDRSWEVELDGQRFARGWKQFSVHHGVRNDDVLSFRHDGDMVFHVTPFGRSFSRQILQFVSSTSEDENEDDEHNIFDDDVFDEDDDEEHADAGDDDDDEDSEEELYPNKTSSKKRAISGTENSYLLAHVTSSTLSRSHLCLSNNFARSNGLNNRHCEIDLLNEDGKSWTLDLRHNKTTGQAYMCRGWTSFCQGNGIKTGSSCRFKFVQGGTKPVIQLCPNNTSTILHVPETKGDEIDSEDGSETAQMNQNMTVEIELKRYMLRSGQLRIPALFTRENGINEAGEVTLVNKDGVEWKLHLVSVKGREQFYIKGFKDCLVANGVKKVGDSFTLDIIRGGTGPILKICSKMKEASFDGNHSMNRRKSRMIEASRAEEEMETCIQKKARVSTEGGSSRRTRASNKLSVGPSNLQHKKAPEPCSISDQVSKVRQSIVQTLTDVRLFRSELETKEQNLETSLLEIDALGEKIEGISKFFNVNQVSISVRLSLSYGLIFTRTTSLSLLREIICNRRS, from the exons ATGGTGGATCCAGTGATGGTCTCTTCAAACAACAAACCTATCTTCTTCATAGATCTTTCTGGACAAAACTCCATTCCT ATGATTCCGGATTCGTTTATTTCGAATCACGTGAAGGGTAAAACTCAGTCAACGAAGCTGAAACTGACTACGGATGTTTCGGACAGATCGTGGGAAGTCGAACTGGACGGCCAGAGATTCGCCCGTGGATGGAAACAATTCTCGGTTCACCATGGTGTCCGAAACGACGACGTTTTGAGTTTCAGGCACGACGGCGACATGGTTTTCCACGTCACGCCCTTTGGCCGTAGTTTCTCTCGTCAGATACTACAGTTCGTCTCTTCTACCTCTGAAGATGAAAATGAAGACGATGAACATAATAtctttgatgatgatgtttTTGATGAAGACGACGACGAGGAGCATGCCGATgctggagatgatgatgatgatgaagattcGGAAGAGGAATTATATCCAAACAAAACTTCGTCGAAGAAGAGAGCGATATCAGGAACAGAGAACTCTTACCTTCTTGCGCACGTCACATCTTCAACCCTAAGCCGAAGTCACCTG TGTCTTTCAAACAACTTTGCTAGGTCAAATGGTCTGAACAACAGACACTGTGAGATTGATCTACTCAACGAAGATGGCAAATCTTGGACATTGGATCTTCGACACAACAAAACAACCGGTCAAGCTTATATGTGCAGAGGCTGGACAAGTTTCTGCCAAGGAAATGGGATCAAAACCGGTTCTTCTTGTCGATTTAAATTTGTCCAAGGCGGAACCAAACCGGTGATACAGCTATGTCCCAACAATACCTCCACCATTCTTCATGTTCCTGAGACCAAAGGCGATGAGATTGATTCTGAGGATGGTTCAGAGACAGCTCAAATGAATCAGAACATGACTGTGGAAATAGAGCTTAAACGTTACATGTTAAGGTCAGGTCAACTT CGAATCCCTGCACTATTTACAAGAGAGAACGGGATCAATGAAGCAGGAGAGGTAACTCTAGTGAACAAAGACGGCGTAGAGTGGAAGTTGCATCTAGTTAGCGTCAAAGGACGTGAACAGTTTTACATTAAAGGTTTTAAAGATTGCCTTGTAGCCAATGGCGTAAAGAAAGTTGGTGATTCCTTCACACTTGACATAATTCGAGGAGGAACTGGTCCTATTCTCAAGATCTGCTCCAAG ATGAAGGAAGCATCATTCGATGGTAATCATAGTATGAACAGAAGAAAGTCAAGGATGATTGAAGCATCACGAGCTGAAGAAGAGATGGAGACTTGTATCCAAAAGAAAGCTCGAGTTTCTACAGAAGGAGGATCATCTCGCCGTACCCGGGCATCAAATAAATTAAGTGTTGGTCCATCAAACTTGCAGCACAAGAAAGCACCTGAACCTTGCTCAATCTCTGATCAAGTGAGTAAGGTGAGACAGAGTATTGTGCAAACTTTAACCGATGTAAGACTGTTTCGATCAGAGCTTGAGACGAAGGAACAAAATCTAGAAACTTCGCTGCTGGAAATTGATGCTCTAG GGGAAAAGATAGAGGGGATCAGCAAATTCTTCAACGTTAATCAGGTCTCGATTAGCGTCCGGTTGAGTTTGAGTTATGGTTTGATCTTTACGCGGACgacctctctttctcttctccgGGAGATCATTTGCAACAGGAGGAGCTAA